One window from the genome of Natrinema caseinilyticum encodes:
- a CDS encoding metal-dependent hydrolase, producing MWPWGHLAAGYLLYSISIRALLRRPPSDRAAITLAVATQVPDLVDKPLAWMLAIVPGRSLGHSFFFVGPLVLIGMLVAGRYGRPQAGAAWAIGLLSHLFTDVFSPLAILQMDVSLGFLFWPLIPVPMSTHGGFFETILFYLNASISLLFTPIGVLFALSQVIPLTVMLTVWVYDGCPGLRLLTARVSGAQSG from the coding sequence ATGTGGCCGTGGGGCCATCTCGCAGCCGGGTATCTCCTCTATTCGATTTCGATCCGCGCCTTGCTTCGTCGGCCGCCGAGCGACCGAGCCGCGATTACGCTCGCCGTCGCGACGCAGGTCCCGGACCTCGTCGATAAGCCGCTCGCGTGGATGCTGGCGATCGTTCCAGGGCGCTCGCTTGGTCACTCGTTCTTTTTCGTCGGCCCGCTGGTACTGATCGGCATGCTGGTCGCCGGCAGATACGGCCGACCGCAGGCTGGGGCCGCCTGGGCAATCGGTCTTCTCTCGCATCTCTTTACCGACGTGTTCTCTCCGCTAGCGATCCTCCAGATGGACGTCTCGCTCGGCTTCCTGTTCTGGCCCCTCATTCCGGTCCCGATGAGCACCCACGGCGGGTTTTTCGAGACGATACTGTTCTATCTGAACGCGTCGATATCGCTCTTGTTCACGCCGATTGGGGTCCTCTTTGCACTCTCTCAGGTCATTCCGCTCACTGTCATGCTGACCGTCTGGGTGTACGACGGCTGTCCCGGCCTGAGGCTTCTCACTGCGCGGGTCTCCGGCGCGCAGTCGGGGTAA
- a CDS encoding TIGR00341 family protein, with amino-acid sequence MRHVEISLRSDSRDPILEVLEAKSIDYTVVSADEDSEYAALVTFTLPKNAVETVLDELRDAGLDEEDHTVIVTADMVISRRFGDFKEGFENRVLGDERLDRRELYADADALIPTIPVYVTMTLLSSIVATAGLLLDSPAVVVGSMVIAPLIGPALAASVGTVLDETELFLTGIKYQALGIGVAVVGATAFAWLAKSLFLVPPGVNVVEIEEVGKRFLPDLLSLFVAFGAGIAGVLSLATGLSTALVGVMIAAALIPPAAATGIAIAWGIPTAAVGSIVLVFVNFLGINITGLLALWSIGYRPEVWGEAGRTRLKVRRHIVVFAVATIVLSTFLVGVTWASYERATLENDISAEAETVLESPAYRTVYLLDVELFLEQGVPFEPAAVLEEGDGFDGPQRVVISVEQPVGDSNPDLASALSEKINRGRGAEITVHVRFTEYDTA; translated from the coding sequence ATGCGTCACGTCGAGATTTCCCTCCGTTCGGATTCGCGCGACCCGATCCTGGAAGTACTCGAGGCGAAATCGATCGACTATACCGTCGTTTCGGCCGACGAGGACAGCGAGTACGCGGCCCTCGTGACGTTTACCCTCCCGAAAAACGCAGTCGAGACCGTTCTCGATGAACTCCGTGATGCGGGCCTCGACGAGGAGGATCACACCGTCATCGTCACCGCGGACATGGTTATCTCGCGCCGATTCGGTGATTTCAAGGAGGGATTCGAGAACCGCGTTCTGGGAGACGAGCGCCTCGATCGCCGCGAACTCTATGCCGACGCGGACGCCCTCATTCCGACGATTCCGGTGTACGTTACCATGACGTTGCTCAGTTCGATCGTCGCGACGGCCGGGTTGTTGCTCGATTCGCCCGCCGTCGTCGTCGGTTCGATGGTCATCGCGCCGCTGATCGGACCCGCTCTCGCGGCCAGCGTCGGAACCGTCCTCGACGAAACCGAACTCTTCTTGACGGGAATCAAGTATCAAGCGCTGGGTATCGGCGTCGCGGTCGTCGGTGCCACGGCGTTCGCCTGGCTCGCGAAATCGCTGTTTCTCGTTCCCCCGGGCGTCAACGTGGTGGAAATCGAGGAGGTCGGAAAGCGGTTCCTTCCGGATCTCCTGTCGCTGTTCGTCGCGTTCGGCGCGGGAATCGCGGGCGTTCTCAGCCTCGCGACCGGACTGTCCACCGCACTGGTCGGCGTGATGATCGCGGCCGCACTGATTCCGCCAGCGGCAGCGACAGGCATCGCGATCGCCTGGGGAATCCCGACCGCCGCGGTCGGTTCGATCGTCCTCGTCTTCGTAAATTTCCTCGGCATCAATATCACCGGTCTGCTCGCGCTCTGGAGTATCGGATACCGTCCCGAGGTCTGGGGCGAGGCGGGACGGACTCGCCTGAAAGTCCGCCGACACATCGTCGTGTTTGCGGTCGCTACGATCGTCCTGTCGACGTTTCTGGTCGGCGTGACGTGGGCATCCTACGAACGTGCGACCCTCGAAAACGACATTTCGGCGGAGGCGGAAACGGTGCTCGAGTCGCCGGCTTACCGGACCGTCTACCTCCTCGATGTCGAACTGTTTCTCGAGCAAGGCGTTCCGTTCGAACCCGCGGCGGTACTCGAAGAAGGTGACGGGTTCGACGGGCCCCAACGCGTCGTCATCTCGGTGGAACAACCGGTCGGGGATTCGAATCCGGACCTGGCTTCGGCGTTGAGCGAGAAAATCAATCGCGGACGGGGGGCCGAGATAACGGTCCACGTCAGGTTCACCGAGTACGACACGGCCTGA
- a CDS encoding ZIP family metal transporter — MALLENLVLVFVAGLLTAVATGIGALPFFFVDDFSDRWNVGLWGVASGIMVTVSVFGLVNEGLASASSGFPTLLVGGLLAGVVLVEVSDRVLDRFDFGTDDASHHAGEPDTDGGVPIDNPGHDHDEIALEAKAFAEGDLKKLVLILGILTVHSFPEGVAVGVSFARLGLDGGVPVLGFAVPLLAVFMTVAIAIHNVPEGTAIAIPMRAMGLSNWRMVGAAIFSSLPQPIGAVIAFVFVSWAESFLPFGYGFAAGAMVYLVATEFIPEALETGAELPTHGHRELLVGFAVGVLSMLPIVYV; from the coding sequence ATGGCCTTACTGGAAAACCTCGTGCTCGTATTCGTCGCTGGTCTGCTCACGGCGGTAGCGACCGGCATCGGAGCGCTTCCGTTCTTCTTCGTCGACGACTTCAGCGACCGTTGGAACGTCGGGCTGTGGGGGGTGGCGTCGGGGATCATGGTGACCGTGTCGGTATTCGGCCTGGTCAACGAGGGGCTGGCCTCCGCTTCGAGTGGCTTCCCGACCCTGTTGGTCGGCGGTCTGCTCGCGGGCGTCGTGCTGGTCGAAGTCTCCGACAGGGTGCTCGACAGATTCGATTTCGGTACCGACGATGCGTCCCACCACGCCGGAGAACCGGACACCGACGGGGGAGTCCCGATCGATAATCCGGGCCACGATCACGACGAAATCGCGCTCGAGGCGAAAGCGTTCGCCGAGGGCGACCTGAAGAAACTCGTGCTCATCCTCGGCATCCTCACGGTTCACAGTTTCCCCGAGGGCGTGGCGGTCGGCGTCTCGTTCGCCAGGCTGGGGCTCGACGGGGGCGTGCCCGTACTCGGGTTCGCGGTTCCGTTACTCGCGGTGTTCATGACCGTCGCCATCGCCATTCACAACGTCCCCGAGGGAACCGCGATCGCCATTCCGATGCGAGCGATGGGGCTGTCGAACTGGCGGATGGTCGGTGCGGCGATCTTCTCCAGTCTCCCTCAGCCGATCGGGGCGGTCATCGCGTTCGTGTTCGTCTCGTGGGCCGAGTCGTTCCTCCCGTTCGGCTACGGGTTCGCCGCCGGCGCGATGGTCTATCTGGTCGCGACGGAGTTTATCCCCGAAGCGCTCGAGACCGGCGCCGAACTCCCGACCCACGGCCACCGAGAGTTACTGGTCGGGTTCGCCGTCGGCGTTCTTTCGATGCTACCTATCGTCTACGTGTGA
- a CDS encoding VOC family protein codes for MTTPSNTNTNALPRGTHIGRTALRVTDVEEMTEFYRDVVGLSVRHRSETGSVLGVAGTPLLVLDGAGDALERQRSGAGLYHNAFRVPSREALGDSLARIRDGWRLSGASDHLVSEALYFRDPEGNGVEMYRDFPRDEWPIADDGTVRIGTEPLDLASIEAAATGADRAPTGTDVGHVHLEVTSLEAFREFYVDVLGFEVQTTVPDACFVSAGGYHHHLGANTWHDRTTPVEGRGLSWFEIVVPDRDALDAVRERIAARGVAATETDDGLAVTDADGIEVRLRTTAPN; via the coding sequence ATGACCACGCCATCGAACACGAACACGAACGCGCTTCCGCGAGGAACGCACATCGGCCGGACTGCGCTCCGTGTCACCGACGTCGAGGAGATGACCGAGTTCTACCGAGACGTCGTTGGTCTCAGTGTGCGACACCGATCCGAGACCGGCTCGGTTCTCGGGGTCGCCGGAACACCGCTCCTCGTCCTGGACGGAGCCGGAGACGCACTCGAGCGACAGAGATCAGGGGCCGGCCTCTACCACAACGCCTTCAGAGTGCCCTCCCGCGAGGCACTCGGTGATTCGCTCGCTCGGATTCGGGACGGCTGGCGACTCAGTGGAGCCTCCGATCATCTGGTCAGCGAGGCGCTCTATTTCAGGGACCCCGAAGGGAACGGCGTCGAGATGTACCGCGATTTCCCCCGCGACGAATGGCCCATCGCCGACGACGGAACCGTTCGAATCGGCACCGAGCCGCTCGATCTCGCCAGCATCGAAGCCGCTGCCACGGGTGCCGACCGAGCACCCACCGGAACGGATGTCGGTCACGTCCATCTCGAGGTCACCTCGCTGGAGGCGTTCAGGGAATTCTACGTGGACGTCCTCGGGTTCGAGGTGCAAACGACCGTCCCGGACGCGTGCTTCGTTTCGGCGGGCGGATATCACCATCACCTCGGCGCGAACACGTGGCACGACCGGACGACACCGGTCGAGGGACGAGGGCTGTCGTGGTTCGAGATCGTCGTGCCGGACCGGGATGCACTCGACGCAGTTCGAGAGCGGATAGCGGCCCGCGGAGTTGCGGCGACCGAGACGGACGACGGCCTCGCGGTTACCGACGCGGACGGTATCGAGGTGCGGCTCCGGACGACGGCACCGAACTGA
- a CDS encoding DUF3006 domain-containing protein, protein MTCDGTYTAVVDRFEDDLAVVLLEDDGETVGELVVTEDRLPESGRHVDAVLRVELEDGDPVQITYESRETSDRATEARRRFDELSRRPPATDDESDSR, encoded by the coding sequence ATGACGTGCGACGGAACCTACACGGCGGTCGTGGACCGGTTCGAGGACGACCTCGCGGTGGTGTTGCTCGAAGACGACGGCGAAACGGTCGGCGAACTGGTGGTCACCGAAGACCGACTCCCCGAGAGCGGACGGCACGTCGATGCCGTGTTGCGCGTCGAACTCGAGGACGGGGACCCGGTCCAGATTACGTACGAGAGCCGGGAGACGAGCGACCGAGCGACGGAGGCACGACGGCGATTCGACGAGTTATCCCGGCGGCCACCAGCGACGGATGACGAATCCGACTCGCGCTGA
- a CDS encoding lamin tail domain-containing protein — MMGNRILAVVVVTGFIVLAGCGALVTEDAPRGTTADPSDETPDRPIESPNGTLSVHFINVGQGTSTLVVGPTNETMLIDSGDWSDDGEHVLAYLRDHDIERIDYLVTTHADADHIGGHEAVIDYFETRGEGIGAVYDPGITSSSHTYGDYLNAIDEHDVTLYETRAGDRIPLEGVEIDVLAPPAAYLASGDRNENSIIVRLGFGRSSFLLPGDGETASERYLVDEYGSGLNATVVRAGHHGSESSSGSEFLDVTEPRIAVISSAYESQYGHPHEEVLRRFSRRSIRTYWTATHGDVALTSNGSAITVATQRDAPTAPLALRDGEPIEPDSDEPMQVRAIVPVGGSATTTTVADGATTTDPTGEGSALSISAIHEDASGDDTVNLNDEYVVFENTGSEPLDLTGWSVADEAGHAYAFPSGFALDSGARVTLHTGSGTDSSSDLHWGADGAVWNNAGDVIIVRDDSGTIVLQEDYR, encoded by the coding sequence ATGATGGGGAATCGTATTCTGGCCGTGGTAGTCGTGACGGGATTCATCGTCCTCGCGGGGTGTGGCGCTCTCGTCACTGAGGACGCGCCGAGGGGGACGACGGCCGATCCGTCGGACGAGACCCCTGACAGACCGATCGAGAGTCCGAACGGAACGCTCTCCGTCCATTTTATCAACGTGGGCCAGGGGACGAGTACGCTGGTCGTCGGGCCGACGAACGAGACAATGCTCATCGATTCGGGTGACTGGTCCGACGACGGCGAACACGTTCTCGCGTATCTCAGAGACCACGACATCGAACGGATCGACTACCTCGTGACGACGCACGCCGACGCGGATCACATCGGCGGCCACGAGGCCGTCATCGACTACTTCGAGACGCGAGGCGAGGGAATCGGAGCGGTGTACGATCCCGGGATCACGTCGAGTTCGCACACGTACGGCGACTACCTGAACGCCATCGACGAACACGACGTGACGCTGTACGAGACGCGAGCCGGGGACCGGATCCCGCTCGAGGGCGTCGAGATCGACGTGCTCGCGCCACCTGCAGCGTATCTCGCGAGCGGCGATCGGAACGAGAACAGTATCATCGTTCGACTCGGCTTCGGCCGCTCGAGCTTCCTGCTGCCAGGAGACGGAGAAACAGCCAGTGAGCGGTACCTCGTCGACGAATACGGGTCCGGGCTGAACGCGACCGTCGTGAGAGCGGGCCATCACGGGAGCGAATCGAGTTCCGGGAGCGAGTTTTTGGACGTCACCGAGCCGCGCATCGCCGTCATCTCGAGCGCGTACGAGTCCCAGTACGGCCACCCCCACGAGGAGGTTCTTCGGCGGTTTTCTCGGCGGTCGATCCGGACGTACTGGACGGCGACCCACGGAGACGTCGCGCTGACGAGCAACGGGTCGGCGATCACGGTCGCGACCCAACGCGACGCCCCGACTGCACCGCTCGCACTTCGAGACGGGGAGCCCATCGAACCGGATTCCGACGAGCCGATGCAGGTCCGCGCGATCGTTCCGGTGGGCGGATCGGCGACAACGACGACCGTCGCCGACGGCGCAACGACGACCGACCCGACGGGAGAAGGGAGCGCGCTATCGATCAGCGCGATTCACGAGGACGCCTCGGGGGACGACACCGTCAATCTGAACGACGAGTACGTCGTGTTCGAAAATACGGGTTCCGAACCGCTCGATCTCACCGGCTGGTCGGTGGCCGACGAGGCGGGTCACGCCTACGCGTTCCCGAGCGGATTCGCGCTCGATTCGGGTGCGCGGGTGACGCTACACACCGGCAGCGGGACGGACTCCTCGAGCGACCTCCACTGGGGCGCCGACGGCGCAGTCTGGAACAACGCCGGAGACGTTATTATCGTCCGCGACGATAGCGGAACTATCGTGCTTCAGGAGGACTACCGATGA
- a CDS encoding TetR/AcrR family transcriptional regulator — protein MPKFTDDRRREIRQSLLRTGRERFGAQGLEKTSIAELTDGADIAAGTFYSFFDSKEDLLATILQREAETVYEDLREALRDHEDDPETGLRRFLEIASDSIASNPLFRGTIERDERDHLRDELDQSTLRSTRLEKRSVLIPQLKDWQRRGLLIDADAELIAQSLIYVSSLPLHRDEFGTDQYPMVRDLLFDLVISSLVR, from the coding sequence ATGCCAAAATTCACCGATGACCGGCGTCGCGAGATTCGTCAGTCGCTCCTTCGAACGGGAAGGGAACGGTTCGGAGCCCAGGGACTCGAGAAAACGAGTATCGCGGAGCTGACCGACGGTGCCGACATCGCCGCGGGAACGTTCTACTCGTTTTTCGACTCGAAAGAAGACCTTCTCGCGACGATCCTCCAACGAGAAGCGGAGACGGTATACGAAGACCTCCGCGAGGCCCTTCGCGATCACGAAGACGACCCCGAGACGGGACTCCGGCGGTTCCTCGAGATCGCCAGCGACTCCATCGCGTCGAATCCCCTGTTCCGAGGAACGATCGAACGCGACGAGCGCGACCACCTCCGAGACGAACTCGATCAGAGCACGCTACGATCGACGCGACTCGAGAAACGGTCGGTTCTGATTCCCCAACTCAAAGACTGGCAGCGACGAGGCCTGCTCATCGACGCGGATGCAGAACTTATCGCCCAGTCGCTGATCTACGTGTCCTCTCTCCCGCTGCATCGGGACGAGTTCGGAACCGATCAGTATCCGATGGTCCGTGATCTTCTCTTCGACCTGGTGATCTCGAGTCTCGTCCGGTAG